The following are from one region of the Alicyclobacillus fastidiosus genome:
- a CDS encoding M42 family metallopeptidase: MDTSTYVKDLLLRILKTPSPTGHTAPIISTLAEEVTNLGYTSSTTNKGGLLIRVPGEDMTKRRFLTAHVDTLGGMVKEILDEGRLRVHRIGGYAWNTVEGEYCEVLASGGSTVTGTILLHNTSVHVNREVGDLKRADDNMEVVLDAPVASKDDVRALGIEVGDFVAWDPRVAVTESGYIKSRHLDDKASVAVLFGLLRYLKATAVTLPHGLDILISNNEEIGYGGNSNIAPEIVEYLAVDMGAIGDGLTTDEHCVSICAMDASGPYHEGLRRHLVALAKENGLRYAIDIYPYYGSDASAAVRAGADVRHALIGPGVANSHAYERTHLDALQHTFDLLLAYVQSPMLA; this comes from the coding sequence ATGGATACAAGCACATATGTGAAAGATTTATTACTCCGAATTTTGAAGACGCCATCCCCAACTGGCCACACCGCTCCGATCATCTCCACATTGGCCGAAGAAGTGACGAACCTAGGCTACACTTCCTCCACGACCAACAAAGGTGGGCTACTCATCCGCGTCCCTGGAGAAGACATGACGAAGCGCCGCTTCCTGACGGCGCACGTCGATACGCTCGGCGGAATGGTGAAAGAGATTCTCGACGAGGGTCGCCTGCGCGTTCATCGCATCGGGGGCTACGCATGGAATACCGTAGAGGGTGAATACTGCGAGGTGTTGGCATCGGGCGGATCGACCGTCACGGGGACGATCCTCCTACACAACACGTCCGTCCACGTCAATCGCGAAGTCGGCGATCTGAAGCGCGCCGACGACAACATGGAGGTCGTCCTCGATGCACCGGTGGCCAGCAAAGACGACGTGCGCGCGCTCGGCATCGAAGTAGGCGATTTCGTCGCTTGGGACCCCCGCGTGGCCGTGACGGAATCGGGCTACATCAAAAGTCGCCACCTCGACGACAAGGCTAGTGTAGCCGTCCTCTTCGGGCTGCTTCGCTACCTGAAAGCCACGGCCGTCACCTTGCCGCACGGCCTCGACATTCTGATCAGCAACAACGAAGAGATTGGGTATGGAGGCAATTCCAATATCGCCCCGGAGATCGTCGAGTACCTGGCGGTCGACATGGGTGCGATCGGCGACGGGCTGACCACGGATGAACACTGTGTGTCCATCTGCGCGATGGATGCCTCTGGCCCCTATCACGAGGGCCTTCGCCGCCACCTGGTCGCGCTCGCAAAAGAGAACGGACTTCGCTACGCGATCGACATCTACCCGTACTACGGTTCTGATGCGTCTGCCGCCGTCCGCGCCGGTGCGGACGTCCGCCACGCGCTCATCGGCCCTGGCGTCGCGAATTCACACGCGTACGAACGCACGCATCTCGACGCTTTGCAACATACGTTTGACCTCCTGCTCGCCTACGTCCAGTCCCCGATGCTCGCCTGA
- a CDS encoding tetraprenyl-beta-curcumene synthase family protein, with amino-acid sequence MTTATPTRPTLFLYRLFHDVMPLARQQIQRWTALAQVIPHKELRQQALSSLAHKRFHADGGSVYAAANRTYAATLVELIVALQTISDYLDNLCDRCDRYDATDFHRLHDAMRDAVVPDAPLRDYYAFRGHPDDGGYLPELVRTCQRCVRSLPNYHVVQRRVSWYVERYSELQEHKHIHPQDRQPTLVEWSAPFVEQRDDVAWWEFASATGSTLGMFSLFLAATEDVDEATVEETHSHYFPWICGLHILLDYLIDLDEDAREGDFNFVACYPDEETARQRIFHFAAQSWRRAKKISYGGRIHRFVVQGLLGMYLSDDKVRLQPSVRKARKMVYRFGPTACMFYFATVLYRRIR; translated from the coding sequence TTGACCACAGCTACGCCGACACGACCCACGCTCTTCCTCTACCGCCTCTTTCACGACGTCATGCCCTTGGCGAGGCAGCAAATTCAGCGCTGGACGGCGCTTGCACAGGTGATTCCGCACAAGGAGCTGCGGCAGCAGGCGCTATCCAGTCTCGCACACAAACGGTTCCACGCCGACGGAGGCAGTGTCTATGCCGCAGCCAACCGTACATACGCGGCGACGCTCGTCGAACTGATCGTGGCACTGCAAACCATCAGCGATTACTTGGACAACCTGTGCGACAGGTGTGATCGATACGATGCGACGGATTTTCATCGGCTGCACGACGCGATGCGGGATGCGGTGGTGCCAGATGCGCCGTTGCGCGATTACTACGCCTTTCGGGGACATCCAGACGATGGCGGGTATCTGCCGGAACTCGTGCGCACGTGCCAGCGCTGTGTTCGCTCGTTGCCGAATTACCACGTGGTGCAGCGCCGCGTGTCGTGGTACGTGGAGCGATACAGCGAATTACAGGAGCACAAGCACATCCATCCGCAAGACCGCCAGCCTACGTTGGTCGAGTGGAGCGCCCCATTCGTAGAACAGCGCGACGACGTGGCATGGTGGGAATTCGCATCCGCCACAGGTTCCACGCTTGGCATGTTTTCGCTGTTCCTCGCGGCCACGGAAGACGTCGACGAGGCGACCGTGGAGGAGACACACAGCCACTACTTCCCGTGGATCTGCGGGCTTCACATTTTACTCGACTATTTGATTGACTTGGACGAGGACGCGCGGGAGGGGGACTTTAATTTCGTCGCCTGTTATCCCGACGAGGAAACCGCGCGGCAGAGAATTTTTCACTTCGCTGCACAGAGCTGGCGGCGGGCGAAGAAGATATCGTATGGAGGGCGAATTCATCGCTTTGTCGTTCAAGGGTTGCTCGGCATGTACTTGTCGGACGACAAAGTGCGGCTGCAACCCTCGGTGAGAAAAGCCCGTAAAATGGTGTATCGATTTGGTCCGACCGCTTGCATGTTCTACTTCGCGACGGTGCTCTACCGCCGCATTCGTTAG
- the folB gene encoding dihydroneopterin aldolase: protein MDEIVLKGMPFFGYHGVLPEENAIGQRFVVNVWLACELSEAGRTDDVSKTVDYARVYAIVREVVEGLPKKLIEAVAEDVARQLLTTFARLQSVTVEVEKPGAPIPGIFGQVSVKIRRDRA, encoded by the coding sequence GTGGACGAAATCGTACTCAAGGGTATGCCCTTTTTTGGGTATCATGGCGTACTGCCCGAGGAGAACGCGATCGGGCAGCGGTTTGTCGTCAATGTGTGGCTCGCATGTGAACTGAGTGAGGCTGGACGTACCGACGATGTGTCGAAAACGGTGGATTACGCCCGTGTATACGCCATTGTCCGCGAGGTGGTCGAGGGCCTGCCGAAGAAATTGATCGAGGCGGTGGCGGAGGACGTCGCCCGCCAGCTTCTGACGACGTTTGCTCGGTTGCAGTCGGTAACTGTAGAAGTGGAGAAACCGGGTGCACCTATCCCGGGCATTTTCGGACAAGTCAGTGTGAAAATTCGTCGGGACAGGGCATGA